CTGGAGGACATCGAGATCGCCGGCCGGACCATCAGGGCGGGCGAGGGGATCATCATGGCCAACGACATCGGCAACCGTGACCCCTCGGTCTTCCCCGACAACCCGGACGAGCTGGACATCCGCCGCGACGCCCGCCGCCACGTGGCCTTCGGCTTCGGCGTGCACCAGTGCCTCGGCCAGCCCCTGGCCCGGATGGAGCTGCAGGTCGCCTACAGCACCCTCTACCGGCGCGTCCCCACCCTGAGCCTGGCGACGGACCTGGACCGGATCCCGTTCAAGCACGACGGCGCGGTCTACGGCGTCTACGAGCTCCCCGTCACTTGGTGACCGCCAGCTCCGACAGGTTCATCGCCATCGTGTGGTGAACCGCCGGGATGAAGTCCAGGGCGCGCAGGGCCGTGTTGCGCAGGGAGCGGAGGGGGCCGTTGCCCACCGTCGCGATTCTCGTCATCTTGTGCGTGAAGGCGACGACCTCCTCGGCGACCGGGCGGCGCTCGGCCTCGTACGCGTCCAGGACCGTCTCCGGGACGCCGTCACGCAGCACGGCGGTGAGCTTGCCCGCCAGGTTGAGCGCGTCCTGGATGCCGGTGTTCATGCCCTGGCCGCCGGCCGGGCTGTGGACGTGGGCCGCGTCCCCGGCCAGGAAGATCCGGCCTGCCCGATAGCGGTCCGCGAGGCGGTGGTGGACGCGGAACCGTGAGCTCCAGACCAGGTCGGTGACCGTGGCCGGGTGGGCGACCGGGCCGCGGGTGTCCAGGAGCGCCTGGATGTCGGGGATGTCCGGGCGCTCGGGGGCCTCCTCGACCGTCGCGACGATCCGGTGGCGGCCGCCCGGCAGCGGGGCGACGACGGTCACCCCGGCCGGGGCGAAGTACAGGGAGACCTCGTCGGCGGCTCCCGCCCAGTCGAGGCGCACGTCGGCGAGCACGAACGACTGGGCGTAGGTGTCGCCGGTGAAGGAGATGCCGCTGTGCTCGCGTACCGTGCTGTGCATGCCGTCGGCGCCGACCACGTACGAGGCGCGGATCAGCCGGCCGTCGGCGGTCGTGGCGGTGACCCCCGTGGAGCTCTGCTCGACGCCCGTGACCTCGCACGCGCGGTGCACCGTGCCGCCCGCGGCCAGCAGCCGGTCCAGCAGCACCCGCTCGGTCACGTCCTGCGGCACCAGCAGCGTGTACGGGAAGTCGGTCGGCAGCTCGTCGAAGCCCACCGTCAGGAGGATCCGGTCGCGGTCGCGTACGGTGAAGCGCGGCACGGTGACGCCCAGGGACACCAGTTCGTCGCTCACGTCGATCTCGCGCAGCACCTCCAAGGTGCGGGCGTGCACGACGGAGGCCCGCGAGGTGTCGGCGCCGCTCGCCGCCTTGTCCACCAGGACTGCCTGCACGCCCTGCCGGGCCAGCGCGGTGGCCAGGGCCAGGCCCACCGGGCCCGCGCCGACGATCAGGACGTCCGTGCTCTCCGGAAGCTCTGCGTTCATGTCCGGGATCCCCTTGTCTCAGTAGTAGGTGCGCATCAGCTCGGTCGCCCAGGCCGGCTGGGCGGTCTCACCCTGCGGGCCGAACTCCGCCATGTACGGCTTGAGATCGAGGACCGGGCTGCCGTCGATGGCGTCCAGACCGCGTACGCGCACGTCGAGGCCGTCCACCGCGAGCAGGCGGCAGCGGGAGACCCCCAGCCGGTTCGGCCGGTTCTTGGCCCGCTGCGCGAAGATGCCCACCGGCGGCCAGTCCGGATTGCCCCTGGGGCGGCGGGCCGAGGTGTGCACGGAAGCCGGGTCCACGAGGTGGAAGAGGAACACCACCTCCAGGTGCGAGAACTCGTCCAGCCCGGCGAGCGCGTCCGGTGCGAAGCGCGTCCCGTCGAGGCGGATCAGTGCTTCCTCGGTGTTCCAGTCGTCGTCGAACGCCTCGGTGCGCCCGCCGATCACGGTGCCCACCGGGTGCAGGGTCACGGTCGTCATGGCTCCTGACCGTACGGGTCGGGCCTCGCCGGTGAATAAGTCACGATGACCGGGCGGCTCGCGGGCGCCGGCTGCCGCTTAGGTAGGGTCGGGGCATCATGATCGGGCGTAATGCGGAGATCGCCCTCCTCGAGAAGATGATCGCCGAGTCGGTGACCGGCCGGGGCAACGCCGTCCTGGTGCGCGGCGAGGCCGGGATCGGCAAGTCGGCGCTGCTGGCGGAGGCCGCCCGTACGGCGGGGGACGATCTGCTGGTGCTGCGGGTCACCGGCGTGGAGTCCGAGGCGGAGCTGCCCTTCGCGGCACTCCACCTGCTGCTGCGACCGGCGCGGCACCTCATCCCCGCCCTTCCCGCGGCGCAGCGGGCGGCGCTGCTCGGCGCGTTCGGCGAGAGCGAGGAGGGCGCCCAGGACCGCTTCCTCGTCGGGCTCGCCGTGCTGACCCTGCTCGCCGACCTCGCCGAGGAGCGTCCCCTGCTCTGCCTGGTCGACGACGTGCAGTGCCTGGACCGGGCGTCGGTGGACGCGCTGGTGTTCGCGGCGCGCCGGCTGGAGGCCGAGCGGATCACCATGATCCTGGTCGCCCGCGACGACGGTACGGATTCGCCCGTCCACGGCGTTCCCGAGCTGAGGCTGACCGGTCTCACGCGGGCCGACTGCGAGACGCTGCTCGCGGAGTCCGAGGCCGCCGATCTGGTGCCCGAGGTCCGGGACCGCGTGATCGAGGAATCCGAGGGGAACCCGCTCGCTCTGCTGGAGTTCGCCGCGGTCCTCACACCCGAGCAGCGGGCGGGGCAGCTGGCCCCGCTGCCGCTGCAACCGCCCAGGCTCTCCCTGGCCGGGCGGCTCGAGCAGTCGTTACGCGCCGCGATCCGGCAGCTTCCCGAACGCACGCAGCTCCTGCTCCTGGTCGCCGCGGCCGAGGGCGCCGGCGGCCTGGAGCTCGTCCTGCGGGCGGCGGAGGGCTTCGGGGCGGGGCTGCCCGACCTGGAGCCGGCCGAGCGCCGCCAGCTGGTGACGGTCTCCGACGGACTGCTGCGCTTCCGCCATCCCCTGGTCAAGACGGCCGCCTATCACGAGGCGCCCCTCGCCCGGCGTGTGGCCGCCCATCGCGCGCTGGCCGACGCGCTCGACGGCGACGAGCAGGCCGACCGCAGGGCCTGGCACCTGTCCGCCGCCGCCGTCGGGCCCGACGAGGAGACGTCCGGCGTGCTGGCCGCCGCCGGAGATCGGGCCCGGCAGCGCGGCAGCCATGCCTCGGCCGCCACCGCGTACGAGCGGGCGGCGCAGCTGACCGTCGATCAGCGGCGTCGGGCCCGCCGGCTGGCCGCGGCCGCCGACGCGGCGCTGGGGGCCGGGCAGCTAGACCGGGCCGGCGCCGCGGCCGACCGGGGCCGGCGCCTGACCGACGAGCCCGTCGTGCTGGCCCGGCTGGTCGCCGTGCGGGCGGCGGTCGACTCCGAGCACGGCACCCCGGCGCCGGCGGCGCTGATCGACGCCGCCGCCGGCATCGCCCGCACCGCGCCGGCCGACGCCGCGTCCCTGCTCGCGACCGCCGCCGGCGAGGCCTGGTTCGCCGGCGACCACGCCGCGCTGCGGCAGGCCGCCGAACTGCTCGAATCCGTCGTGCCCGGCGGCGATCCCGTGGCGGGAACGGTACGCGGCATGGAGCGCGTGGCGGCCGGCGACCCGGCCTCGGGCCTGCCGCTCATGCGCGCCGCTCTCTCGCCGCGCGACGCCGCCGACCCGGTCGCCGGCACGTACGCGGTGTTCAGCGCGTTGATGACCGGCGACGCCGACGCGGCCGGCGAGCTGGCCGCCGCGCGCGTGGCCGCCTGCAGGGAGCAGGGCCTGATCGGCGCGCTGCCGCATGCCCTGCAACTGCTCACCCAGGCGCAGATCCTGCGCGGAAGGCACGCGGAGGCGGCGGAGTCGGGGGCCGAGGCCTGGCAGATCGCCCACGACACCGGGCAGGTGGGGCGGCTGCGGCACCTGCACGGCATCCTGGCGTGGCTCGCCGCCGTCGAGGGCGAGGACGAGACGTGCGTACGGCTCGCCCGGCAGGCCGAGGGCGCCGCCCAGGAACGCCACGGGTCCGGGTGGGGCGGTTGCGCGCTGACCCTGCTCGACCTCGTACGTGCCCGCTATGAGGCGGTGGCCGGGCGGATGGCGCGGGTCCTCGACGGCCCGCTCGGCCACACCGTGATCGTCACCTTCGCCATAGCCGGCTACGTCGAGGCCTGCGCCCGGCTGGGGGAGCCGGAGCGTGCCTCCGAGGCGTTCGCCCGGTTCGACGCCTGGGCGGCGGCCAGCCGACAGCCGTGGGCCGCCGCCGTCACGCATCGCTGCCGCGCCCTGCTCGTTCCGCGCGACGAGGCCGAGACGCACTACGGCGCGGCGCTCGAGTGGCACGCCCGGGGAGGGTGCGAGTTCGAGCGGGCCAGGACCGAGCTGCTGTACGGCGAATGGCTGCGGCGGGCGCGCCGCCGCTCCGACGCCGGAGTGCGGCTGCGCGCCGCGATGGGCCGGTTCGCCGCCATGGGTGCCGCCCCATGGGCCGAACGGGCCCGTACGGAGCTGGCCGCGACCGGCGCCCGCGCCGACATGCCGGAGCTCGGGGTCGAGGCGAGACCGCTCGACGCGCTGACCCCTCAGGAGCTCCAGGTCGTCCGCCTGGCCGCGACGGGCGCCACGAACCGGCAGATCGGCGCCCAGCTGTTCCTGAGCCCGCGGACGGTGGGGTTCCACCTGTACAAGGCCTTCCCGAAGCTGGGCGTCTCCTCGCGCGCCGACCTGTCGGGCATCGACCTCGGAAATCGGATGGCGTGAGATCTCCCTTCGCTGTCGAATCGGCGGGAGGCCGTTCGTGTAGCCGGTGAAGCCCAGTGGGCATCATCCACCACATCAAGGGAGGTCACAGCGACATGAGGCACTACCTGCTCAGCATCCAGCAGCCAGACGGCGGCCCGCTGCAGCCCGAGCTCCTGGAGCCGATCATGCGTGATGTTGCGGCGTTCGACGAGGAGCTCAAGGCGGCCGGGGCCTGGGTCTTCGCGGGCGGGCTGCACGATGCGGGGGCGGCCGTCGTGGTGCGTCCCGGGGGCGGCGAGCCCCTGGTCACCGACGGCCCGTACGTCGAGGGCAAGGAGCACGTCGGCGGCCTGTCCATCATCAAGGCGCCCGACCTGGAGTCGGCGCTCGAATGGGGCCGCAAGCTCGCCCGCGCGACCACGCTCCCGATCGAGGTCCGCGAGTTCCAGGGCAAACCGAGCGACCACCTGGAGTAGCCGATGGCAGGGTCCCGGCAAGGGGAATCTTGCCGGGACCTTGCCGAATCGGTGGCCGAGAAAACCCCATCATTCATGCCGTCCCGCGGTGGAATGGGCGATGTCGTGCATCCGAGAAGACGGGATGTCGCAAGTGCTCGATCGGGTCCGTGACGCCGCGGGTATGGCGCTGGTGGCAGACGTCGGCGCCGTCATCGCGGCCGCGTCCGACATGTCCGGGCGGTTCCGGAGCGGCGGCAGGCTGCTGGCGTTCGGCCGGGCCGAGGCGGCCGCGGACGCGGCGCACGTGGCGGTGGAGTTCACGCACCCGGTGATCGTGGGCAAGCGCGCGCTGCCCGCGCTCTGCCTGGGCGCCGATCCCTCGTTGCTGCCGGTACTGGGACGGCCCCAGGACATCGCCGTGGGGGTTCGGCCCGCTGCCGGTGATCTCGCCGCCGCCCGCGCGCTCGGCATGCTGACCGTCGCCCTGACGGCGAACGAGGAGTGCCGGGAAGCCGATCACGTGCTGTCGGCGCGGAGCGAGGATCCGCTGGTCGCGCGGGAGATCCACATCACGGTGTACCACCTGCTCTGGGAGCTGGTCCATGTGTTCCAGGAGGCCGCCGCATGACCGAGGACGCCTGTGACTCCTGCGTGACCTGCGGCGACGTCGCCGTACAGGTCCGGGTGGTCGGCCTGCTGCCCGCGGGGCTGGCACGGGCCGACACCGGCGCCGGGACTGAGCAGATCAGTGTGGCGCTCGTGGACGTGCGGGTCGGCGACACTGTGCTGGTGCACGCGGGCGAGGCCATCGCCGTGCTCGGAAGGGACGAACAGTGACCGGGACGCTCTATCCGTTCCTGCGGCGTGACCCGCTCGACCTGACGGTGTCCACGGCCGAGAAGGCGCTCGAGAGCCTGGAGCTGCGGCGGCGGGTGCTCGACGAGCTGGAGGCGCCGCTGGTGGCGTGCGCGGCGGCGGTGGCCGCCGCGTTCCGCGCGGGCGGGCGGCTGTTCACGTTCGGCAACGGCGGCAGCAGCACGGACGCGAGGTCGGTGGCGGCGCTGTTCACCGGGCGCGGGCTGCCCGCGGTGTCGCTGGCCTGCGATTCGGCGCTGGTCACGGCGCTCGGCAACGACATCGGCTTCGACGTGGTGTTCGCGCGCCAGCTCGCCGCGCTCGGCGGCGCGGGCGACATCGCCTGCGCGCTGTCCACCAGCGGCGGCTCGGCGAACGTGCTGAGCGGGCTGGCCCAGGCCGGGAGCCAGGGGATGGTGACGATCGGTTTCGCCGGCTCGGGAGGCGGGCGCATGGCCGAGGAGCGGCTGGCGGAGCACCTGTTCGTCGTCCCGTCGTCGTCGGTGCACCGCATCCAGGAGGCGCAGGCGACGCTCTACCACGTGCTGGCCGTCCTGGTCTCAGCAGATGCGGGGTAGCGGGTCGCCCACGAGCACGTCCACCACCCTGGTGCCGCCGAAGGCGGTGCGGAGCAGGACCAGCCCGGCCGGCGCGTCGGCGACGGTCCCGACGATCGCGGCGTCGGCGCCCAGCGGGTGGGAGCGCAGGGTCTCGAGTGCCTGTCCGGCGTGCTCGCCGTCCACCACCGCCACGAAGCGGCCCTCGCAGGCCACGTAGAGCGGGTCGAGGCCGAGGAGCTCGCACACGCCGGTGACCTCGGGCCGTACCGGGATCTGATCCTCCCGCAGCACGACGGCCACCTCCGACGCGCGGGCCACCTCGTTGAGCACCGTGGCCACCCCTCCCCGGGTGGCGTCCCTCAGCGCCCTGACGTGCTGCGGCAGCGCCTTCAGCAGCTCGGAGACGATCCCGTGGAGCGGGGCCGTGTCGGACGTGATCGGCGCCTCGATGTCGAAGTCGCCCCTGGCCAGCATGATGGCGGCGCCGTGCTCCCCGATCGGGCCCGACACGATGACGGCGTCCCCCGGCCGCGCACGCGCGGCCGACAGCGTGACCGGCTGCTCGACGAGCCCGACTCCGGCCGTGGTGATGTAGCAGCCGTCGGCCTTGCCGCGCTGGACGACCTTGGTGTCGCCGGTGACGATCGTCACCTCGGCCGCCGCCGCGGCGGCCGCCATCGAGTCGGTGATGCGCCGCAGGTCGGCGACGGGGAAGCCCTCCTCCAGGATGAAGCCCGCCGACAGGTGGGCCGGCCTGGCCCCGCACATGGCCAGGTCGTTCACGGTGCCGTTGACGGCCAGGTCACCGATGTCGCCGCCGGGGAAGAACAGCGGCGACACCACGTAGGAGTCGGTGGTGAAGGCCAGCTGCCCGTCCTCGATCCGCAGGAGCGCGCCGTCGTCCAAGGGGGCGAGCAGCGGGTTGCGGAACGCCTCCAGGAAGACGGCCTCGATCAGGGTCTGCGTGGCCTTGCCCCCGGCGCCGTGGGCGAGCGTGATGAGCTCCTCCCTGATGACCGGCTTGCGCCGCCGGATCCGCTCGATGCGGTCGAGCACCTGCTGCTCGCGGCTCATGCCCGGCTCGCCTCCTCAGCCAGCGGCTCGCGGGCCGCCGCGCGCATCTGCTCCCGGCTGAACCGCCCGAAGTTGTAGTACGCGGCACAGGCGCCTTCCGAGGACACCATGCAGGTGCCGATCGGCGTCTCCGGCGTGCAGGCGGTGCCGAACACCTTGCACTCCCACGGCTTGAGCACACCCTTGAGCACCTCGCCGCACTGGCACGACTTGGGGTCGGCCACGCGCACGCCGGGCAGGTCGAAGATCCGCTCGGCGTCGAAGGCGGCGTACTCGTCGGCCATGGCGAGGGCGGAGTGCGCGATGAACCCGAGCCCGCGCCACTCGAAGTGCGGTCGCAGCCGCATCACCCGGCCGATGGCCGACAGCGCGACGCGGTTGCCGTGCCAGGGCACCACGCGGGCGTACTGGTTCTCCACCTCGCAGCGGCCCTCGGCGAGCTGGCCGAGCAGCATGTGCACGGAGGCCAGGATGTCCAGCGGCTCGAACCCGGCCACCACCATCGGCTTGCCGTAGTCGCGGGCGATGAACTCGTACGGCTCGCAGCCGATCACCGCCGAGACGTGGCCGGGGCCGATGAACCCGTCGAGTCGCAGGTCCGGCGAGTCGAGGATGGCCTTGATCGCCGGAATGATCATGACATGGTTGCAGAAGACGGAGAAGTTGGCCAGGCCCTCCTCCGCGGCCCGCAGTACGGTCATCGCGGTGGAGGGCGCGGTGGTCTCGAACCCGATCGCCATGAACACGACTCTCCGGTCCGGATTGGCCCGCGCGATCTTGAGCGCGTCCAGCGGCGAGTAGACCATCCGGATGTCGGCCCCGGCCGCCTTGGCGTCCAGGAACGAGCCCGTACCGCCGGGCACCCGCATCATGTCGCCGAACGACGTCATGATCACGCCCGGCTGGCGGGCGATGTGGATGGCGTCGTCCACCCGGCCCATCGGGATCACGCAGACCGGGCAGCCGGGACCGTGCACGAGGTTCACCTCGGACGGCAGGTGGTCCTCCAGGCCGTGCTTGTAGATGGTGTGCGTGTGGCCGCCGCACACCTCCATGAACGTGTACCGGCGGCCCGGCCGGCAGCGCGCGGCGATCTGCGCGGCGAGCGCCCGCGCCCGGTCCGCGTCGCGGAACTCATCGACGAACCGCATCAGAGGCCCCCTCGCCCGATCTCACGTGATGTCCGAGGCGCGCAGCGCGTCGAGCTCGTCCGCGTACGGCTGCCCGAGCCCCTCCAGGTAGTCGAGCACGGCCTGCGCCTCCTTCTCGGAGATCTTGGACAGCGCGAACCCGACGTGCACGAGCACCCAGTCGCCCGGCACGAGCCGCTCCTCGGAGAGCAGGCCGATGTTGATGCGCCGGCGCACGCCGCTGACGTCCACCACGGCCAGGTCGTCGTGCTCGGGAACGCGTTCGACGAGCTCACCGGGGATGCCGAGACACACCGGGCACCTCCTCGCCGAAGGTGACGGACTCCAGTACCAGCTCCTCGCCGCCGCTGAGGTCGACGTCGTCACCGCCGCAGACCGGGCAGACGGCCAGCGCGTCCACCGATTCGGAGAGGCTGCCGCAGGTCTCGCAGCGCACGGTCATCGGCGTGACGACGAGCTCCACCTCGGCGTCCTGCGCGGCCGTGCCGGCCGCAGCCATCGTGAACGCCTGGTCGAAGGCGTCGCCGACGACGGCGTGCCGGGCGCCGACGCGTACCCGGGCGGCCTTGACCCGCCTGCCCCCCGCCCGCTGCTGGATCAGCTCGACGAGGCCCTCGCACATCCCGATCTCATGCATGCTGCCTACATTCGTTCCATCTTCAGGTACCGCCGGATGTCCGGCCATTGGTGGACAATCAGCGCCGCCAGCCCGCAGACCATGAGCAGCGATATCACGCGTGACTTCCTCATCTCAGATCACCTCACCGGGATGCCGGATCGCGGGAGCCCGGAACGGTGCTTTCCGCAATCATTTCCATAACCAGGGACTTCACAAGGCTCGCGGCCTCGCCGACCATCGCCCGTACGGGCTCGCTCAGCTCGAACAGCGCCTCCCCGACCGAGACCGGCTCGCAGCAGACGACCCGCACCCGGGCGGGGAGCCGGCCGAGCTGCCGGGCCAGCCGCAGGACCCTGACCGGGTCCATGCCGTGCGTCTCCACCAGCGTGTCGCTCTCGTCCGGGAGCTCGGGCTCGAGGACGGTGAGCGTGCCGGGAGCCTGGCCGCGCGCCGCCGCGTCCACGAAGACCACGCCCGCGTACTCCCGTTGCAGGGCGTAGGCCAGGTCCATGCCGCGGATGCCGAAGTCGACGACGTCCATGCCCGGGACGGCCGCCTCCTCAGCGAGACGCCGGACCACTTCGACGCCGAACCCGTCGTCGCCCAGGAACACGTTGCCGATCCCGGCGACCAGGACGCGGGCGGGGCTTTCGAGGGGCTCGATCTCCTCGGCGGAGTAGAAGAACCGGTGCCCGGGCAGCCGGGCCTCGCCCAGGTCGCGCCCGGGGTCGTCGTCGAGCGTGACCGCGACGTGGAAGGCGCCCTCGTCGTCCTGTTCCACGCTCTCCACCACCGCGACGCGGCCGTCGAGCACGAGGTCGAAGATGTCGGCCCGGTTGCCAGGTCGCAGCCGGACCCTGCTGCCCGGCCCGACCGGCACTCCGCCGACGACCACCTCGCCGGGGCCGCGGCTCTCCATCTGGTCCCAGAATTCGCTCATGGCTCCGTCCTGCGCATGATGCCGTGGAGCCGCATCAGCTCCTCGGGTGTGAGGGACTCGCAGCGGTCGAGGATCTCCCGGGCGCGCGGATCCCCGTCACGGATCTCGTGCCGCTCCTCGTCGCTGAGCGCGAGCACGCTCAGCGTGAGGAGCTGGTCGATCTCGGTCGCGTCGAACAGGTCCCCGGGGCTCTCCGGCGAGATCTTCGGGTTGTCGTACAGGATGATCGGTGCGGACAGGACGGTGTCCTGCCCGACGAGCACCGGCCAGGCGCCGACGTTGTCGCAGCCCGCCGCGTCCGCCCGCAGCTCCTCGGGCGGGTCCATGAGCGAGACGAACCGGGCGCCCCGCGCGCGCAGCACGGTGTGCGCCGAGACCAGCGTGCGCCGCATGGCCTCGTCGCGGGTGCCTCCGTGCCAGGGCGTCGTGTTGGCCACCTCGACCGTGATCCGGAACAGGTCCGGCCGCAGCCGCCGCGCGCTCGCCTCGATCCGGCCGCACAGGGCCTCCCAGCCGCGCGCCACGTCTCCGGGGCCGCGGCGGAGCCCGTCCGGAATGTCGAGCTTCGTGATGACGGGGCCGGACAGCAGCTCGTCCAGGACGAGGCCCGGCACGTTCACCTCGCGCTCCCGTGCCTCCTGGCCGGGCGGGTTGCGGGTCACGACGTGCAGGAAGCGCACGCACACGTCAACGGTGTCGCGGGGCCCGGCTTGGAGCAGGCACTCGGTACGCATCATCGACGGGCTGCCGTATCCCTCGGGGTGGACGCCGCCGATCGTCCAGCGGTGCCGGTTCTTCAGCGCCGACTCCCGGTACGGCCACAGCAGGTAGCCCTCGTACAGCACGGCCCGCGCGATCTGCCTGACATGGTCCATGCGTGGTCAGCCTCCGCTCGTCTCCAACAGCGACCGCACCGCGTCGTCCCAGCCGAGCAGCGTGTGCCGCACCCGGTGCGCGTACAGGCGGTCGAACGTGTCGCGCTCCAGCCGGATCCAGGCGGTACGCGGGAAGTGGCGGTCCATGAGCTCCTTCCACACCTCCACCGGCATGCGGAAGGCCGACTCCGTGTCCCACGGCAGGTGGGCGGCCTGCAGGCGCCCTTCTTCCGCGTAGAACAGGGTGCCGGTGAACAGGAACCGCAGCGGCACCTCGCCGTCGGGCAGACCGTGCAGGTACTTGGCCGCGGCCACGTCGAAGTCGTAGGTGCAGGGGACGGTGACCGGCGCGGTGGTGGCGCCGGTGAAGGCCGGCACGTGCGTGACCGTCTGCGTCCACAGCAGGCTGGACAGGTTGCGTCCCCAGGCCGCGGGCGGGCCGAACAGCTCGGCGAGCCGCTCCCGCGCCTGCTCGTCGTAGCCGCGGCCGGTGGCGTCGATGCGGATCTGCGTGGTCAGCGTGAGCGCGCGGATCGGCGCGTCCGCCTCCAGACGGAGCAGGAAACGCAGCGCGGGCGCGACGGCGGGCTCGGTCGCGTCGACGCCGCGCACCTCGATCCGCAGCGCCGGTGATGTCGGTGGCATGGTGGTCGGGGTCAGGCGGGCGACAGGTTGGGCATGTCGGGGTCGATCGGGTCGTGCTTGGCGGCGTTGATGCCGGTCGAGCGCTTGGCCGTGGAGCGGCCGTCGGACAGGTGTCCGTCCTGTTTGTCGTAGTTGCCGCTCGTGTTGCCCTCGTGGACGCCCTTGACGTGGGCGGGGGCGTCGGGGCGTACGTCGCGCCGGCCCGTCTTGATCGTGCTCTTCTTGGTCATGTCGTGCTCCTGTCGGTGACCGGCGAGCACCGGTCGTCGAGGTCGGTGAAGAATCGGGTGATGTG
The nucleotide sequence above comes from Nonomuraea helvata. Encoded proteins:
- a CDS encoding FAD-dependent oxidoreductase, whose translation is MNAELPESTDVLIVGAGPVGLALATALARQGVQAVLVDKAASGADTSRASVVHARTLEVLREIDVSDELVSLGVTVPRFTVRDRDRILLTVGFDELPTDFPYTLLVPQDVTERVLLDRLLAAGGTVHRACEVTGVEQSSTGVTATTADGRLIRASYVVGADGMHSTVREHSGISFTGDTYAQSFVLADVRLDWAGAADEVSLYFAPAGVTVVAPLPGGRHRIVATVEEAPERPDIPDIQALLDTRGPVAHPATVTDLVWSSRFRVHHRLADRYRAGRIFLAGDAAHVHSPAGGQGMNTGIQDALNLAGKLTAVLRDGVPETVLDAYEAERRPVAEEVVAFTHKMTRIATVGNGPLRSLRNTALRALDFIPAVHHTMAMNLSELAVTK
- a CDS encoding SAM-dependent methyltransferase is translated as MTTVTLHPVGTVIGGRTEAFDDDWNTEEALIRLDGTRFAPDALAGLDEFSHLEVVFLFHLVDPASVHTSARRPRGNPDWPPVGIFAQRAKNRPNRLGVSRCRLLAVDGLDVRVRGLDAIDGSPVLDLKPYMAEFGPQGETAQPAWATELMRTYY
- a CDS encoding helix-turn-helix transcriptional regulator produces the protein MIGRNAEIALLEKMIAESVTGRGNAVLVRGEAGIGKSALLAEAARTAGDDLLVLRVTGVESEAELPFAALHLLLRPARHLIPALPAAQRAALLGAFGESEEGAQDRFLVGLAVLTLLADLAEERPLLCLVDDVQCLDRASVDALVFAARRLEAERITMILVARDDGTDSPVHGVPELRLTGLTRADCETLLAESEAADLVPEVRDRVIEESEGNPLALLEFAAVLTPEQRAGQLAPLPLQPPRLSLAGRLEQSLRAAIRQLPERTQLLLLVAAAEGAGGLELVLRAAEGFGAGLPDLEPAERRQLVTVSDGLLRFRHPLVKTAAYHEAPLARRVAAHRALADALDGDEQADRRAWHLSAAAVGPDEETSGVLAAAGDRARQRGSHASAATAYERAAQLTVDQRRRARRLAAAADAALGAGQLDRAGAAADRGRRLTDEPVVLARLVAVRAAVDSEHGTPAPAALIDAAAGIARTAPADAASLLATAAGEAWFAGDHAALRQAAELLESVVPGGDPVAGTVRGMERVAAGDPASGLPLMRAALSPRDAADPVAGTYAVFSALMTGDADAAGELAAARVAACREQGLIGALPHALQLLTQAQILRGRHAEAAESGAEAWQIAHDTGQVGRLRHLHGILAWLAAVEGEDETCVRLARQAEGAAQERHGSGWGGCALTLLDLVRARYEAVAGRMARVLDGPLGHTVIVTFAIAGYVEACARLGEPERASEAFARFDAWAAASRQPWAAAVTHRCRALLVPRDEAETHYGAALEWHARGGCEFERARTELLYGEWLRRARRRSDAGVRLRAAMGRFAAMGAAPWAERARTELAATGARADMPELGVEARPLDALTPQELQVVRLAATGATNRQIGAQLFLSPRTVGFHLYKAFPKLGVSSRADLSGIDLGNRMA
- a CDS encoding YciI family protein, with the protein product MRHYLLSIQQPDGGPLQPELLEPIMRDVAAFDEELKAAGAWVFAGGLHDAGAAVVVRPGGGEPLVTDGPYVEGKEHVGGLSIIKAPDLESALEWGRKLARATTLPIEVREFQGKPSDHLE
- a CDS encoding phosphoheptose isomerase, which produces MSQVLDRVRDAAGMALVADVGAVIAAASDMSGRFRSGGRLLAFGRAEAAADAAHVAVEFTHPVIVGKRALPALCLGADPSLLPVLGRPQDIAVGVRPAAGDLAAARALGMLTVALTANEECREADHVLSARSEDPLVAREIHITVYHLLWELVHVFQEAAA
- a CDS encoding HypC/HybG/HupF family hydrogenase formation chaperone translates to MTEDACDSCVTCGDVAVQVRVVGLLPAGLARADTGAGTEQISVALVDVRVGDTVLVHAGEAIAVLGRDEQ
- a CDS encoding SIS domain-containing protein yields the protein MTGTLYPFLRRDPLDLTVSTAEKALESLELRRRVLDELEAPLVACAAAVAAAFRAGGRLFTFGNGGSSTDARSVAALFTGRGLPAVSLACDSALVTALGNDIGFDVVFARQLAALGGAGDIACALSTSGGSANVLSGLAQAGSQGMVTIGFAGSGGGRMAEERLAEHLFVVPSSSVHRIQEAQATLYHVLAVLVSADAG
- the hypE gene encoding hydrogenase expression/formation protein HypE; translated protein: MSREQQVLDRIERIRRRKPVIREELITLAHGAGGKATQTLIEAVFLEAFRNPLLAPLDDGALLRIEDGQLAFTTDSYVVSPLFFPGGDIGDLAVNGTVNDLAMCGARPAHLSAGFILEEGFPVADLRRITDSMAAAAAAAEVTIVTGDTKVVQRGKADGCYITTAGVGLVEQPVTLSAARARPGDAVIVSGPIGEHGAAIMLARGDFDIEAPITSDTAPLHGIVSELLKALPQHVRALRDATRGGVATVLNEVARASEVAVVLREDQIPVRPEVTGVCELLGLDPLYVACEGRFVAVVDGEHAGQALETLRSHPLGADAAIVGTVADAPAGLVLLRTAFGGTRVVDVLVGDPLPRIC
- the hypD gene encoding hydrogenase formation protein HypD codes for the protein MRFVDEFRDADRARALAAQIAARCRPGRRYTFMEVCGGHTHTIYKHGLEDHLPSEVNLVHGPGCPVCVIPMGRVDDAIHIARQPGVIMTSFGDMMRVPGGTGSFLDAKAAGADIRMVYSPLDALKIARANPDRRVVFMAIGFETTAPSTAMTVLRAAEEGLANFSVFCNHVMIIPAIKAILDSPDLRLDGFIGPGHVSAVIGCEPYEFIARDYGKPMVVAGFEPLDILASVHMLLGQLAEGRCEVENQYARVVPWHGNRVALSAIGRVMRLRPHFEWRGLGFIAHSALAMADEYAAFDAERIFDLPGVRVADPKSCQCGEVLKGVLKPWECKVFGTACTPETPIGTCMVSSEGACAAYYNFGRFSREQMRAAAREPLAEEASRA
- a CDS encoding HypC/HybG/HupF family hydrogenase formation chaperone, which produces MCLGIPGELVERVPEHDDLAVVDVSGVRRRINIGLLSEERLVPGDWVLVHVGFALSKISEKEAQAVLDYLEGLGQPYADELDALRASDIT
- a CDS encoding hydrogenase maturation nickel metallochaperone HypA: MHEIGMCEGLVELIQQRAGGRRVKAARVRVGARHAVVGDAFDQAFTMAAAGTAAQDAEVELVVTPMTVRCETCGSLSESVDALAVCPVCGGDDVDLSGGEELVLESVTFGEEVPGVSRHPR
- a CDS encoding DUF6893 family small protein, translating into MRKSRVISLLMVCGLAALIVHQWPDIRRYLKMERM